In Actinomycetota bacterium, the genomic stretch CCTATCAGCCCTTGAACCTCGTTAACTTGAGACGGGCGGTGGTGCTGGTTCTCAAGAACAAGGCGGAGGTCATCGAGGAGGGTGACGGGGTCCTGCATTCCGAGAGGCTCGAGATGCCTTTTCCTTCCGTGATACGCCTGGTCTATTACGTCAACGTCCCCTACAGGACGGTTTCCCTCAACCGCAGGGCCGTGTTCGCGCGCGACAACCACACCTGCCAGTACTGCGGGGGCAGGGCGGAGAGCATCGACCACGTCGTCCCGCGCAGTCGCGGGGGAGAGCACAGCTGGGAAAACGTGGTAGCGGCCTGCAGGAGGTGCAACACGCGCAAGATGAACCGGCTGCCCGCGGAGGCGGGATTGAAGCTGCTGCGCAAGCCCAGCGAACCCCGCGACCACGTGTGGTTCCTCAGCCTGGCGGGCGAGATACACCCCACCTGGGAACCGTACCTGGAAACGGCCATGGTGGGATGAGCCGGGACAGCTTCAGCTACCAGGATCTGGTAAGGAAGATCCGCGACGACATCGTGCACGTGGATATCCCCATCCCGCACGTGCTCCGCAACGTAAACCTCTACCTTTTCCTGGGGAAGGAGCCCGCCCTCATCGACGCCGGTCCCTACCACCCCGTCATGGCGGAGATCGTGGAGGGCGCCCTGCGGGCGGCGGGAATGCGCGAGTTGCACCACCTTTACCTCACCCACTCCCATATCGACCATTTCGGCAATGCGGCGAGGATCAGGAGCTTGACGGGGGCGCGCGTGGTCGCGCACCGCGCCGAAAGCCCCCGCATCGAGAGGGCGCGCGAGAGGCTGCGCCGGGAATACGCCTGCTACGCGTCCATGAACCCGCTCATGGGTTTTCCGGAGGACGTGGCGCAGGCCATATTCGGGCTCGCGCACCGCTGGATCGAGCTGTCGGAACCCTGTCCCCTGGACGGCAGGCTGCGCGGCGGCGAGACGGTGGTGGCGGGTGACCGTCGCCTGGAGGTCATCCACACCCCTGGACATACCGCGGGCCACGTCTGCTTCTACGAGAGGGAGGAGGGGATACTCTTCTCCGGCGACCACCTCATGCGCTCCATCACCCCCAACCCGGAGCTCTACTGCCCACCGCGCAGGGGCCATGTCACCGGCCTCTCCCAGTTCATGGAGTCCCTCGAGCTCCTGAAGGGATACGAGGTGAAGGAGGCGTATCCGGGGCACGGCCAGCCCATCAGGCAGGTGCGGAGGCGCATCGACTTCAACCTGCTGCACCACCGCCGCAGGCTGGAGAAGACGGCGGAGGCGGTGGACGAGGGATGCAGCACCGTCTGGCAGGTGGCCCTGCGCCTTTTTCCCCAGGTGCGGAACAAGCCCCCGGACATCGATCATTTCCTTGCCCTGAAGGAGGCGCTGGGGCACCTGCTCATCCTCGAGGAACGGGGGGAGGTGCGCAGGACGGAGGGGGAGGGGGGCGAGTGGCGTTTTCTGCCCGCGGAGGAGAGTAAGCGGGGGTAGTCCCCGGGGGGAGCGGGTTGCCCCGCGGCGGGAAGTCCCCCGAGCGAGGGGACGGGGAAGGGGAAGGAAAGGCGCGGACGGCACCCGCGGGCTTCCACGGCCCGGGCCACCAAGCCTGCGCGGCAAGGCGGGTGAGGGACGGAGCGCGAAAAGGCCCCGCGCCGCGGGAAGCACCGTCGCGCGGGAGGATTGCTTCCGGAAAGGCCTCTCGCACGGCGTCTCGCGACATGACTTGCGTTGAAAAGCCCCGGGGGCCTTGTTAATATGTAGGTGTCGCTCAGGGCTTACCGGTGCCCTTGTAGCTCAGTGGATAGAGCAGTGGCCTCCGGAGCCACGTGCGGGAGTTCGAATCTCCCCAAGGGCGCCATTTTTTCGAGGGGCGCGATTTGTCCGAAACGACGCGGTGCTTCAACTGCAGCAAGGAGGTACCCCTGGGGGTCGAGAGGTGCCCGGTCTGCGGTTTCTCCTTTCTTGGCGGCCGCATCGAGGCCATCAAGGAGGCGACTGAACTGAACTCCCAGGCCCAGCTCCTCGATTCCAGGGGAAAGTTCGACGAGTCCGTCCCCCTTTACCGCAAGGCCGTGGAGCTCTACCCCGAGTTCGTGGTGGCCTGGTACAACCTGGGAATCGCGCTGGGGAAGCTGTCGCGGCACGAGGAGGCGATGGAAGCCCTCGGCCGGGCCATCGCCTTGAAGCAGGATTTCGCGGCGGCCTACGCGGCGCGAGGAGACGTGCGCGCCTCGGCGGGCGATTACGACGGCGCGGTCAGCGACTATTCCATGGCCCTGGAGCTCTATCCGGACTACGCGCAGGCCTATTACAGGCGGGCCCTCGCCTGGATGGAGATGAAAAAGACGGAGGAGGCGTGCCAGGACCTGGAGGACTATCTCTTCTACAAGCCGCATGACGCGCGTGCGCGAAGGCGACTCGAGAGATTGAAGGGAGGAGCGTGATGCCGGTGGCCGACCTGGAGGGTTTCAGGGCGCTCTGTGAGCCCAAGAAGGAATGCGAGTTCATGATCTGGACGGTGGGCGGGCATTATTTCCGCGGCACGCTGGACGAGGTCGACGAGCGCGGTTTCCTGGTCCTCAAGGACGTTAGCTGTACCCTGGCGGGGGAGAGGCAGGAGCGCGAAGCGGTCCACGTGGCCGTGCACGCCATCGATGCCTTTTCCTGGGAATAGGCCGCCCCGCCACCGCCTGGCGGGCCGCCTTGGGGGCACGTTGCCCTATCCCCTCTTGAGCTGCAC encodes the following:
- a CDS encoding HNH endonuclease is translated as MLRVLVLNASYQPLNLVNLRRAVVLVLKNKAEVIEEGDGVLHSERLEMPFPSVIRLVYYVNVPYRTVSLNRRAVFARDNHTCQYCGGRAESIDHVVPRSRGGEHSWENVVAACRRCNTRKMNRLPAEAGLKLLRKPSEPRDHVWFLSLAGEIHPTWEPYLETAMVG
- a CDS encoding MBL fold metallo-hydrolase; the encoded protein is MSRDSFSYQDLVRKIRDDIVHVDIPIPHVLRNVNLYLFLGKEPALIDAGPYHPVMAEIVEGALRAAGMRELHHLYLTHSHIDHFGNAARIRSLTGARVVAHRAESPRIERARERLRREYACYASMNPLMGFPEDVAQAIFGLAHRWIELSEPCPLDGRLRGGETVVAGDRRLEVIHTPGHTAGHVCFYEREEGILFSGDHLMRSITPNPELYCPPRRGHVTGLSQFMESLELLKGYEVKEAYPGHGQPIRQVRRRIDFNLLHHRRRLEKTAEAVDEGCSTVWQVALRLFPQVRNKPPDIDHFLALKEALGHLLILEERGEVRRTEGEGGEWRFLPAEESKRG
- a CDS encoding tetratricopeptide repeat protein — encoded protein: MSETTRCFNCSKEVPLGVERCPVCGFSFLGGRIEAIKEATELNSQAQLLDSRGKFDESVPLYRKAVELYPEFVVAWYNLGIALGKLSRHEEAMEALGRAIALKQDFAAAYAARGDVRASAGDYDGAVSDYSMALELYPDYAQAYYRRALAWMEMKKTEEACQDLEDYLFYKPHDARARRRLERLKGGA